One window from the genome of Pyrus communis chromosome 16, drPyrComm1.1, whole genome shotgun sequence encodes:
- the LOC137721503 gene encoding trans-resveratrol di-O-methyltransferase-like, with amino-acid sequence MALSNREVGATSHELLGAQAHVWNHIFQFINSMSLKCAVQLGIPDVIHNHGQTISLSELIAGLNIHPSKAHFISRLMRILVHSNFFAQHQHVHHNHDNVEEEEAVEFYSLTPASRLFLKDGPLNTTPFLLMILDPVMTDPFHSMGAWLQMNGGDDLVPRTPFEVANGMPFWELSAKKPRFGDSFNEAMEADSKLITRAVVEECGGVFEGLKSLVDVGGGTGTMAKAIANAFPNINCTVFDQPHVVADLEGTTHNLGFAGGDMFDKIPPANAILLKWILHDWNDEESVKILKKCREAMLLSKNEGRKKIIIIDIVVGYVNNKMQLDKKSIETQLMFDMLMMSTVTSKERSELEWEKIFLAAGFTRYNITHTLGLRSLIEVYL; translated from the exons ATGGCTTTGAGTAATCGTGAAGTGGGTGCCACTAGCCATGAGCTTCTCGGAGCTCAAGCTCATGTTTGGAACCACATCTTCCAGTTCATAAACTCCATGTCACTCAAATGTGCAGTTCAACTTGGCATCCCGGACGTGATTCACAACCATGGCCAAACCATCTCTCTTTCCGAGCTTATAGCCGGGCTCAATATCCACCCTTCCAAAGCTCATTTCATCTCACGCCTCATGCGGATCCTCGTTCACTCCAATTTCTTTGCACAACATcaacatgttcatcataatcaTGACAatgtggaggaagaagaagctgtTGAATTTTATAGCCTAACACCGGCTTCCAGGCTTTTTCTCAAAGACGGGCCATTAAACACCACACCATTTTTACTCATGATACTTGATCCGGTAATGACAGACCCATTTCACTCAATGGGCGCTTGGTTACAGATGAATGGTGGCGATGATCTAGTTCCACGTACACCATTTGAGGTTGCAAATGGAATGCCTTTTTGGGAATTGAGTGCTAAGAAACCGAGGTTTGGTGACTCGTTCAATGAAGCAATGGAGGCGGACTCCAAACTTATCACAAGAGCGGTGGTGGAAGAGTGTGGAGGAGTTTTTGAGGGTTTGAAATCCCTGGTGGATGTTGGAGGGGGTACAGGAACAATGGCCAAAGCCATTGCCAATGCATTCCCCAACATCAACTGCACAGTGTTTGACCAGCCACATGTGGTGGCTGACTTGGAAGGGACGACCCATAATTTGGGTTTTGCGGGAGGAGACATGTTTGATAAAATACCTCCAGCCAATGCAATTCTGCTCAAG TGGATACTGCATGATTGGAATGATGAAGAAAGCGTGAAGATATTGAAGAAGTGTAGAGAAGCAATGCTTCTGAgcaaaaatgaaggaaggaagaagattaTCATCATAGACATAGTTGTGGGGTATGTCAATAACAAGATGCAGTTGGATAAGAAATCAATTGAAACCCAACTCATGTTCGATATGTTGATGATGTCCACCGTCACTAGCAAAGAGCGTAGCGAATTAGAATGGGAGAAGATCTTTTTGGCCGCTGGATTCACTCGCTACAACATCACTCATACACTTGGGTTGAGGTCTCTTATTGAAGTTTACCTCTGA